In a genomic window of Coprococcus eutactus:
- a CDS encoding NUDIX hydrolase has protein sequence MKCEKFKRERLELAYRAHVFDVYNDYLVLPDGRRVVYDLIKHSPGACILPVCDDGRIVLVRQYRNAIDEITYEVPAGFIDEGETPKDAAIRELREETGYIARNVEYVTKTVLAIGTSDEQTYLYIGRDLMFEKTEPDENEFINCEYIEIDDVDRMIKNGEIVDSKTLIAIYAYKCSLT, from the coding sequence ATGAAATGTGAGAAGTTTAAAAGAGAAAGGCTTGAACTGGCATACAGAGCGCATGTGTTTGATGTTTATAATGATTATCTTGTTCTCCCTGATGGGAGAAGAGTCGTGTATGATCTGATCAAACATTCACCTGGGGCGTGCATTCTTCCAGTCTGCGATGATGGAAGAATCGTACTTGTCCGACAGTATAGGAATGCCATAGATGAAATCACATATGAGGTTCCGGCAGGATTTATAGATGAGGGGGAAACGCCCAAGGATGCAGCGATACGGGAACTGAGGGAAGAGACAGGATATATAGCCAGAAACGTTGAATATGTTACAAAGACAGTGCTGGCTATAGGTACAAGTGATGAACAGACCTATTTATACATCGGTAGGGATCTTATGTTTGAAAAAACAGAGCCTGATGAGAATGAATTTATCAACTGTGAGTACATCGAAATTGATGATGTTGACAGAATGATAAAAAACGGAGAGATAGTTGATTCAAAAACACTGATAGCGATTTATGCGTATAAATGCTCACTCACATAA